Genomic DNA from Candidatus Koribacter versatilis Ellin345:
GCTTGTACTGTGCTCATCAATGGCCGCGCCATGCGCTCGTGTCTCACACCGGTCTCGGCCGCGGTAGGGAAGAAGATTGTTACCGTCGAAGGTCTAGCCGCTGATGGGAAATTGACGAAAGTTCAGCAAGCGTTCGTCGACGAGGAAGCCTTCCAGTGCGCTTACTGCACAAGCGGCATGGTGATGGCTGCAACTGCACTTCTGGCCATAAACGCGAAGCCCAGCGAAGAAGAAATCATCCGCCATATGGAAGGGAATGTCTGCCGCTGCGGAACGTATCCGCGCATCATTGCGGCGATCCAGCGGGCCGCGGGAGGTGCGCGATGACAAGCGACGCGCTCGAACTGGAACTCAAGCAGCACGACGTCAACGACAAGCTGCACTGGTTCGAACTCGACCGGCGCGATTTTTTGCGTGTCTTCGGCGGTGGGATGTTGATTTGCCTCTCGCGCGTTCCGGGAGTCGCGCAAGAGTCGGGGCGTCGCGGGGGCGGTCATGAGCTGCCGAAGGAAGTTTCGGCGTGGCTGCATATCGATGCCGATGGAAAGGTGACGGTCAATACCGGCAAGATCGAGTGCGGACAAAATATTCGTACGTCGCTTGCCCAACAAGTTGCGGAAGAACTACACGTTCCAGTCGACTCGATCGCGATGATCATGGGCGACACCGACCTCGTTCCCTGGGACGCCGGAACATTCGGCAGTCGCTCTACGCCGACCATGGGTCCGCAACTCCGCACCATGGCCGCCGCCGCGAGTGCAGCCCTCATCGACCTCGCCGCGCAAAGATGGGGCCTCTCCGGGGACTTCACCCTTAGCACCCTCGACGGCAAGATCACCAATCCGAGAACCAAGGAAACACTCACCTACGGTGAACTCACGCGAGGCCAGCAAATCTCGCGGACAGTTGAGGGCGATCCGGACCTGACGCCCGCCATTTATTGGCACGTCGCCGGCAAGCCGGAGATTAAGGTCAACGGCCGCGACTTCGTCACCGGCGCGCACAAATACCCGTCTGACATCCAGCGCCCCGGCATGATGTTCGGCAAAGTCCTCCGTCCCTCCGCCTACAAAGCCACGCTCGCCTCGGTGAATACCACAGCTGCCGAGAAAATTTCCGGCGTTAAAGTCGTTCGCGATGGTGATTTCGTCGGCGTGGTTGCGCCCGATGCGCACACCGCTGAGCAAGGTCTTAAGGCGCTCACCGCGAAGTGGAACGAACCGCAAGGGCCATCGAACGCGAACATTTTCGAATATCTCAAGACCAATCTTGATGGCGATCCCGAGGCTGAAGGCAAACCTCTCGACAAGGTGACCGCCAACGTCAACATGGCGCGACGCTATACGCTGCAGTACATCGCGCACGCGCCGCTAGAGCCGCGCGCTGCCGTCGCCGAGTGGAACGGTGACAAGCTCACGGTGTGGACAGGAACCCAACGTCCCTTCGGCGTGAAGGATGAACTCGTCGAGGCATTCCACATTTCGCCGTCGAACGTTCGCGTCATCCAGCCCGACATGGGATCCGGCTACGGTGGAAAGCACACCGGCGATGCTGCTATCGAAGCCGCGCGTCTCGCCAGAGCAGCGGGAAAGCCGGTGCGTGTCGTCTGGACGCGCGAAGAAGAATTCTGCTGGGCCTACTTCCGCCCTGCCGGCGCCATCGAGATTCGCGGCTCTGCGCTCAACGACGGCACGCTCGCTTACTGGGAGCACCACAACTACAATTCCGGCCCCGCCGCCATCGGAACACCCTATGAGTCCCGCGATAAGTCCATCGTTTTTCATCCGGTGAAGTCGCCGCTCCGCCAAGGTTCGTATCGGGGGCTCGCCGCCCCGGGCAACAATTTCGCGCGCGAATCCGTGATGGACGAACTCGCCCACGAGTTGAAAATGGATCCGCTCGCCTTCCGCCTCAAGAACCTGAAGAACGAGCGCCTCATCGCGGTGAGTAACGCCGCCGCCGAAAAATTCGGTTGGGCAAACCGCAGATCAACGCCGGAACTCGGTCAAGGCTTCGCGTGCGGCACTGACAAAGGTGGCTACACCGCCGCATGTGCTGAAGTCGCCATCGATCCGAAGACTAAGAAAGTGAAAGTCCGTCGCGTGGTGCAGGCGTGGGAGAGCGGTGCGGTGATCAATCCCAACGGCCTGCGCAACCAGATCGAAGGCGCGATCGTGCAGGCGATCGGTTGGGCACTCTTCGAGGCGATTCTGTTCTCGAACAGCAAGATTGAGAACCCGCACTTCGCGCAGTACCGGCTGCCACGTTTCAGCGATGCCCCAAAAATCGAAATCGTTTTGCTCGATCGCAAGGACCTGCCATCGGCCGGCGCCGGTGAGACAGGGAACAACGTGCTCGCACCGGCAATTGGCAATGCCATTTTCGCTGCGACCGGCGTTAGACTGCGCCACCTGCCGATGTGTCCGGAGCGCGAGATACCGGGCGTTGAAGCATGGCCGTTCAAGTCCTGATGGGGCGAGTTCCGCGACCCAAGGATTGATTTCGAATAAAATGCCGCCCTCAGGGGTCTCGCGATGAACTTCCGTTACGCGCTACGTCAAGCTATTCGAAGGCCGGCTTTTTCGCTGGCCGTCATTCTTACCGTTGCGCTCGGAGTTGGCGGTGTAACCGCGATCTTCACGATCGTTCATGCGGTATTGCTGAAGCCGCTTGCCTACAGGGATCCGTCTCGCCTAGTGGCCCTCCGCCATGGCGCAACCCCGATGCGATACGAGGAGTTCGCAGCGGGTGCCAGGACTTTGGATTCGCTCGGTGCATATGCCGGAGGGCAGGACGAGTTGTCGCTTACCGGTTACGGCGAGCCGCAGGTCTTGAAGGCGGCGCGCGTCTCGGCAAATTGGCTTGGAGTGGTTGGGGTTTCGCCAATGCTGGGACGAAGCTTCTTCGACTCCGAAGACCGAGAAGGCGGCCCGAACGCTGCGATGATCAGCGCCGAACTCTGGCATCGCGTCTTTCACGATGACAGACATATCCTCGGACAAACCATCGCGCTCGACGGCTCGACCTACGTTGTCATCGGAGTGCTTCCACCGCGTTTTCAATTCCCGATCGAGAAGACCGACATTTGGGTCACGCATCCGGAGCAGTGGCTGCGCATTCCACGGGTGATGCAGCGCAATAGTCCGACCCTGAACCTTTTCGCGCGCCTCAAGCCGGGAGTGGACCTTGCCACCGCCGATGCGGAATTGCAGGTCCTGCAAAAGAATTACATCCAGGCACATCCCGGCATGCTCGACGCGAAGCCCGACACCCCGGTGCACTGGGAGCAGATGAAAGACCTGCTCGTGAGCGACATCGCAGGCAAGCTGTGGATGCTCCTTGGCGCCGTGACGCTCGTGCTATTGCTGGTGTGTTCCAACGTTGCCAGTCTGTTGCTGGTAAGAGCATCGGCTCGGTCTCACGAATTTGCGGTGCGTGCAGCGATCGGCGCCAGCCGCGCGAGGATCGTCGCGCAACTGCTTACTGAGAGCCTGCTGTATTCGTTTGTCGGCGGTGCCTTAGGTCTTCTGCTGGCATGGATCGGCGTGGCATTCCTCAAGCAGCTGCCGGGAATGGATCTGCCACGCTCGGGCGAAATTCAGATCGATTTCTCCGTGCTGGGTTTTGCGCTGTTCCTCTCGCTCGTCACGGGGTTGATATTCGGCCTGATGCCGTCGCTGAGCGCATCGCGCACCGATCTCAATCGTGTGCTGCGGGCCAGCGGCGAAGCCGGCATCGCGTCAGACGGACGCCGTCGTTTTCTGCGCCTCAGCCTTCGCAGCGTTTTCGTGTTAAGCCAGGTTGGAATCTCGGTCGTACTGCTGATCGGCACCGTGCTGTTGATCCGCAGTCTGGCGAATGTATACCGCGTGGATCCGGGATTTGAAAGCGCGCGGGTGGTGACGATGAGTTTGGCGCTCTCACCGCAGCGCTACGATACCGCGGCGAAACAAGTGTCGTTTTACGAGGAGATCGTACGTCGGGTGCAAGCGCTGCCAGGCGTGCAGGGAGCTGCGGTCACGCGTACGGTCCCGATGGCCGGTTTTGCGATGT
This window encodes:
- a CDS encoding (2Fe-2S)-binding protein, with the translated sequence MPDLTLNINGKDLKVSSPNDEPLLSVLRNRLDLTGTKYGCGEGQCGACTVLINGRAMRSCLTPVSAAVGKKIVTVEGLAADGKLTKVQQAFVDEEAFQCAYCTSGMVMAATALLAINAKPSEEEIIRHMEGNVCRCGTYPRIIAAIQRAAGGAR
- a CDS encoding xanthine dehydrogenase family protein molybdopterin-binding subunit, which codes for MTSDALELELKQHDVNDKLHWFELDRRDFLRVFGGGMLICLSRVPGVAQESGRRGGGHELPKEVSAWLHIDADGKVTVNTGKIECGQNIRTSLAQQVAEELHVPVDSIAMIMGDTDLVPWDAGTFGSRSTPTMGPQLRTMAAAASAALIDLAAQRWGLSGDFTLSTLDGKITNPRTKETLTYGELTRGQQISRTVEGDPDLTPAIYWHVAGKPEIKVNGRDFVTGAHKYPSDIQRPGMMFGKVLRPSAYKATLASVNTTAAEKISGVKVVRDGDFVGVVAPDAHTAEQGLKALTAKWNEPQGPSNANIFEYLKTNLDGDPEAEGKPLDKVTANVNMARRYTLQYIAHAPLEPRAAVAEWNGDKLTVWTGTQRPFGVKDELVEAFHISPSNVRVIQPDMGSGYGGKHTGDAAIEAARLARAAGKPVRVVWTREEEFCWAYFRPAGAIEIRGSALNDGTLAYWEHHNYNSGPAAIGTPYESRDKSIVFHPVKSPLRQGSYRGLAAPGNNFARESVMDELAHELKMDPLAFRLKNLKNERLIAVSNAAAEKFGWANRRSTPELGQGFACGTDKGGYTAACAEVAIDPKTKKVKVRRVVQAWESGAVINPNGLRNQIEGAIVQAIGWALFEAILFSNSKIENPHFAQYRLPRFSDAPKIEIVLLDRKDLPSAGAGETGNNVLAPAIGNAIFAATGVRLRHLPMCPEREIPGVEAWPFKS
- a CDS encoding ABC transporter permease, which gives rise to MNFRYALRQAIRRPAFSLAVILTVALGVGGVTAIFTIVHAVLLKPLAYRDPSRLVALRHGATPMRYEEFAAGARTLDSLGAYAGGQDELSLTGYGEPQVLKAARVSANWLGVVGVSPMLGRSFFDSEDREGGPNAAMISAELWHRVFHDDRHILGQTIALDGSTYVVIGVLPPRFQFPIEKTDIWVTHPEQWLRIPRVMQRNSPTLNLFARLKPGVDLATADAELQVLQKNYIQAHPGMLDAKPDTPVHWEQMKDLLVSDIAGKLWMLLGAVTLVLLLVCSNVASLLLVRASARSHEFAVRAAIGASRARIVAQLLTESLLYSFVGGALGLLLAWIGVAFLKQLPGMDLPRSGEIQIDFSVLGFALFLSLVTGLIFGLMPSLSASRTDLNRVLRASGEAGIASDGRRRFLRLSLRSVFVLSQVGISVVLLIGTVLLIRSLANVYRVDPGFESARVVTMSLALSPQRYDTAAKQVSFYEEIVRRVQALPGVQGAAVTRTVPMAGFAMSPIQVAEREFLPLNQRPLAALQSVTPGYLSTMSIPLLRGRDIGNHDRQDAPPIALISVALAKQFWPQYPAGPDPIGQHLVLGTKQERFEIVGICGDVHQAGLDTDVGPEMYTALAQQPPVPATFVVRTASDPLAMTGAIRAQILQVDPDQAVSDVATMGAVIDESEGQLRTMMRLLAIFACVAMVIAVVGLYGFTAYAVEQREREIGIRRALGANRVDVLALILRQTLFLTVAGSVAGVGAAMFLNRLLTDMLFEVKGTDVLTYVTAALLFVTVAVVASYGAAKRAATIDPIIAIRSAN